A stretch of the Capsicum annuum cultivar UCD-10X-F1 chromosome 8, UCD10Xv1.1, whole genome shotgun sequence genome encodes the following:
- the LOC107839617 gene encoding uncharacterized protein LOC107839617 isoform X2 — MSHPLFTFKFAFFFSLSLATSYTVTSTSTFSSFRKLKLPSSSPVPKACAADLLALLGPPQQASAVNSQEARQLRSCFKFLVPLTPSSESRNRRFLSSKLSDRRSVKEENELIWWPPEPVMELARLSVDSGGDTAAIQRTLDPTVIPVPDIEGSNEDRCELTRTPYGRLFINEEINSYLEFLFEMIVARGPSVGLNVSLSRFDFFHGHVFLARESGRLGILFHAKEYPAYDKEVFPCNMGYCQIGSNVSYDDSMNLRNILWLAPLSSSSTKEWLAPDPLTKALAREKVWSTSRGMRLKPIKS; from the exons ATGAGCCATCCATTGTTCACTTTCAAATTCGCCTTCTTCTTCTCCCTTTCTCTCGCTACTTCATACACTGTCACTTCCACATCCACATTCTCCTCCTTCCGCAAACTCAAACTACCTTCCTCCTCCCCCGTACCCAAGGCATGCGCCGCCGATTTGCTCGCTCTTTTGGGCCCACCTCAACAAGCTTCGGCTGTGAACTCTCAAGAGGCCCGCCAGCTTCGTTCTTGCTTCAAATTCCTCGTTCCTCTTACGCCGAGTTCTGAGAGTCGTAATAGACGCTTTTTGAGTTCGAAATTGAGTGATCGGAGGAGTGTAAAGGAAGAGAATGAGCTTATTTGGTGGCCGCCGGAGCCGGTGATGGAGCTTGCTCGGTTATCTGTTGACTCTGGTGGTGATACTGCCGCTATACAAAGGACTCTTGATCCGACTGTCATCCCT GTTCCTGACATTGAAGGATCAAATGAAGACCGGTGTGAACTTACTAGAACTCCTTATGGGAGACTTTTTATTAATGAG GAGATAAATTCATACCTTGAGTTTTTGTTTGAAATGATTGTTGCTCGAGGACCCAGTGTAGGGCTGAATGTATCATTATCGCGCTTTGACTTCTTTCATGGTCATGTCTTTCTTGCCAGAGAATCTGGAAGGCTTGGGATTTT GTTTCATGCCAAGGAGTATCCAGCATATGATAAGGAAGTCTTCCCTTGCAACATGGGCTACTGCCAGATAG GATCTAATGTCTCTTATGATGATTCAATGAATTTGCGAAACATATTGTGGCTAGCTCCATTATCTAGCAGCTCCACAAAAGAATGGTTGGCACCAG